Proteins encoded by one window of Myxococcales bacterium:
- a CDS encoding ABC transporter permease, with protein MAAEQTDTTPATEAAPDDEGGVLGTLGAAAIDLGIGARDLYSVFVRTLYYSLRGKREPRAMALQMYEIGNKSLFFLTCTMGFIGMILVYQSGLQAKRVVPDFTLLGATYLELLVRDLAASLGALMLATRVGAGIAAEIGSMVVTEQVDALRMCAADPIDFLLVPRFKASVVMTLMLIVWAGAVAFCSGAVTAYVAFDVPFATFFNAKLVDVGDVSIGLTKCIAYGAAIPIVSGYCGLSTFGGSEGVGWATTRAVVNTSLAIIILNFFISAAGFIIFPG; from the coding sequence ATGGCAGCCGAGCAGACCGACACCACCCCGGCCACAGAAGCCGCCCCCGACGACGAGGGTGGAGTGCTCGGCACGCTCGGGGCCGCGGCGATCGATCTAGGGATCGGGGCCCGCGACCTCTACTCGGTCTTCGTGCGCACGCTCTATTACAGCCTGCGAGGCAAGCGCGAGCCCCGCGCGATGGCCCTGCAGATGTACGAGATCGGCAACAAGTCGCTCTTCTTTCTCACGTGCACGATGGGCTTCATCGGCATGATCCTCGTGTACCAGTCGGGCCTGCAGGCGAAGCGCGTCGTGCCCGACTTCACGCTCCTCGGGGCCACTTACCTCGAACTGCTCGTGCGCGATCTCGCGGCCTCGCTCGGGGCGCTCATGCTCGCCACCCGCGTGGGCGCGGGCATCGCCGCCGAGATCGGCAGCATGGTCGTGACCGAGCAGGTCGACGCGCTGCGCATGTGCGCGGCGGATCCCATCGACTTTTTGCTCGTGCCTCGATTCAAGGCGAGCGTCGTCATGACGCTCATGCTCATCGTGTGGGCGGGCGCCGTCGCCTTCTGCTCGGGCGCGGTCACCGCGTACGTCGCCTTCGACGTGCCCTTCGCGACCTTCTTCAACGCCAAGCTCGTCGACGTCGGCGACGTGTCCATCGGGCTCACCAAGTGCATCGCGTACGGTGCCGCGATCCCCATCGTCAGCGGGTACTGCGGGCTCTCCACCTTCGGCGGCTCCGAGGGTGTGGGCTGGGCGACGACCCGCGCGGTCGTCAACACCTCGCTGGCGATCATCATCTTGAACTTCTTCATCTCGGCGGCCGGCTTCATCATCTTCCCTGGCTAG
- a CDS encoding ABC transporter permease encodes MVSRPAIVVVACGVAMAQPGTDTADEHPLLKSMGAAFFSIAFTAGGMAILLGKITVGLFSGRIDRSELWKNLYKMAVKSLPIVVVTALFTGAIMVVQAAPIVKRYGAEGLLGWGAGFSTLREVAPLLCALMISGRVGANNTAELGTMVVTEQFDALRVLAIDPIAFLIAPRFVGIVVTLFLMTLFADSLALFGAAYTGKGLLSVEPRTFYNGLTGGLLNFSDVANGLVKSVVFGFVIGLASCHFGISTTGGAPGVGRSVNATVVASAAGILLLDYLVSLVLG; translated from the coding sequence ATGGTGTCGCGGCCCGCGATCGTCGTGGTAGCGTGCGGGGTTGCCATGGCGCAGCCCGGGACCGACACAGCCGACGAACACCCGCTCTTGAAGAGCATGGGCGCGGCGTTCTTCTCGATCGCCTTCACCGCGGGCGGCATGGCGATCCTCCTCGGGAAGATCACGGTCGGGCTCTTCTCCGGGCGCATCGACCGCTCCGAGCTATGGAAGAACCTCTACAAGATGGCGGTGAAGTCGCTGCCCATCGTGGTGGTCACGGCCCTCTTCACGGGCGCCATCATGGTGGTTCAGGCCGCGCCCATCGTGAAACGCTACGGCGCCGAGGGGCTGCTCGGCTGGGGCGCGGGCTTCAGCACGCTCCGCGAGGTCGCGCCGCTGCTCTGCGCGCTGATGATCTCCGGGCGAGTGGGGGCGAACAACACCGCCGAGCTTGGCACGATGGTCGTCACCGAGCAGTTCGACGCGCTCCGCGTTCTCGCGATCGATCCCATCGCCTTCCTCATCGCGCCGCGCTTCGTCGGCATCGTCGTCACACTCTTCCTCATGACGCTCTTCGCCGACTCGCTGGCGCTCTTCGGCGCTGCGTACACCGGCAAGGGGCTGCTCTCGGTCGAGCCTCGCACCTTCTACAACGGCCTCACGGGAGGCCTCCTGAACTTCTCCGACGTCGCGAACGGCCTCGTGAAGAGCGTCGTGTTCGGCTTCGTCATCGGGCTCGCGAGCTGCCACTTCGGCATCAGCACCACCGGCGGCGCTCCGGGCGTGGGCCGCTCCGTGAACGCCACGGTCGTCGCGAGCGCGGCGGGCATCCTGCTCCTCGACTACCTCGTCAGCCTCGTGCTCGGCTGA
- a CDS encoding ATP-binding cassette domain-containing protein, with product MLHGVSFEVKEGEVFFIIGASGVGKSVLIKHLVGLLYPDSGEIWLDGEEVSKFDEVRMGPVRKKCAMVFQHSTLFDSLTCVENIALPLRKHKNMTQKEALEEGKRFLVRVHMQDFADKYPTELGDGMRKRVAIARALSLDPRYVLFDEPTTSLDPVSARRVDRLIHELSDSTGVTSIVVSHDLTSIFSIAQRIVMLYKGHVKMLGTQDDFQRCEDGVVHQFIRGHATGPMEM from the coding sequence GTGCTCCACGGCGTCTCGTTCGAGGTGAAGGAGGGCGAGGTCTTCTTCATCATCGGCGCCTCCGGCGTGGGCAAGAGCGTGCTCATCAAGCACCTCGTCGGCCTGCTGTATCCCGACTCGGGGGAGATCTGGCTCGACGGCGAGGAGGTCTCGAAGTTCGACGAGGTCCGCATGGGCCCGGTGCGGAAGAAGTGCGCGATGGTGTTCCAGCACTCGACGCTGTTCGACAGCCTCACCTGCGTCGAGAACATCGCGCTCCCGCTCCGCAAGCACAAGAACATGACCCAGAAGGAGGCCCTCGAGGAGGGCAAGCGGTTCCTCGTGCGGGTCCACATGCAGGACTTCGCCGACAAGTACCCCACCGAGCTGGGCGACGGCATGCGCAAGCGCGTGGCGATCGCGAGGGCGCTCTCGCTCGACCCCCGCTACGTGCTCTTCGACGAGCCCACGACCTCGCTCGATCCCGTCAGCGCCAGGCGCGTGGACCGCCTGATTCACGAGCTCTCGGACTCCACCGGAGTGACGTCCATCGTGGTGAGTCACGACCTCACGAGCATCTTCTCGATCGCTCAGCGGATCGTCATGCTCTACAAGGGCCACGTCAAAATGCTCGGCACGCAGGACGACTTCCAGCGCTGCGAGGACGGCGTGGTCCACCAGTTCATCCGCGGCCACGCCACCGGCCCCATGGAGATGTAG
- a CDS encoding MCE family protein, producing the protein MAKERSIEVKVGILILVSMTILGGFLLIMGGLSFEKTYTLYVDFDNPGGLQTGAPVRVAGVKVGKVEDLKFMGGVVDPKTNRRTLIRAKIALEKRVQDAIHEDADFYVTTQGVLGEQFMAVEPGSVSKPALKENAIVKGIDPPRLDLFLAKAYELLDTTMNGIRNNRELISDIATNTAGLLKNLNGVLTDNRERINRTVANLEALSAEANQLTHDAKIRYVDNPKIARTIDNIDRISQDLQRDSGPLLKDAKEAMANINRVSATVGSPEEQAKLKKTLDEVAQLAARANATAADAQAIVTHIKKGEGTVGSLVMDEAIYDDVQEMVRDLKHNPWKFLWKE; encoded by the coding sequence ATGGCAAAAGAGCGTTCCATCGAGGTCAAGGTCGGCATCCTCATCCTCGTGTCGATGACGATCCTTGGCGGCTTCCTCCTCATCATGGGCGGCCTCTCGTTCGAGAAGACCTACACGCTGTACGTCGATTTCGACAACCCGGGCGGCCTGCAGACCGGCGCGCCCGTGCGCGTCGCCGGCGTGAAAGTCGGCAAGGTCGAGGACCTCAAGTTCATGGGCGGCGTCGTCGATCCAAAGACCAACCGACGCACCCTCATCCGCGCGAAGATCGCGCTCGAGAAGCGCGTGCAGGACGCCATCCACGAGGATGCGGACTTCTACGTCACCACCCAAGGCGTGCTCGGCGAGCAGTTCATGGCCGTGGAGCCGGGCTCGGTGAGCAAGCCGGCGCTGAAGGAGAACGCGATCGTCAAGGGCATCGATCCGCCGCGCCTCGACCTCTTCCTCGCGAAGGCCTACGAGCTGCTCGACACGACGATGAACGGGATCCGGAACAACCGCGAGCTCATCTCCGACATCGCGACGAACACCGCCGGCCTGCTGAAGAACCTGAACGGCGTGCTCACCGACAACCGCGAGCGAATCAACCGCACGGTCGCGAACCTCGAGGCGCTCTCGGCCGAGGCGAACCAGCTCACGCACGACGCCAAGATCCGGTACGTCGACAACCCCAAGATCGCGCGCACGATCGACAACATCGACCGCATTTCGCAGGACCTGCAGCGCGACTCGGGCCCGCTCCTCAAGGACGCGAAGGAGGCGATGGCCAACATCAACCGGGTCTCGGCGACCGTCGGCAGCCCGGAAGAGCAGGCCAAGCTGAAGAAGACCCTCGACGAGGTCGCGCAGCTCGCCGCCCGCGCCAACGCCACCGCGGCCGACGCGCAGGCGATCGTCACGCACATCAAGAAGGGCGAGGGCACCGTGGGCTCCCTCGTGATGGACGAGGCGATCTACGACGACGTCCAGGAGATGGTGCGCGACCTGAAGCACAACCCCTGGAAGTTCCTCTGGAAGGAGTGA